One Quadrisphaera sp. RL12-1S DNA segment encodes these proteins:
- a CDS encoding alpha/beta hydrolase fold domain-containing protein, which translates to MTLLSHPAVARIAARGLQTVLPKLLAKQTGGADPRDRLPQFATERTELVVPSSPPAPVVVHRAAGTGPDAPVHVNFHGGGYILGQDHGDDALCRVVAVRAGAVVVDVDYAVAPQHPFPAPVRQAAEVVRWVAEHGGEHGWDGSRLTVGGQSAGGAIAAAVARTALRDGGPRLLLQVLHYPPLDLTVPVTAKHSPLARPVLTPWMGEVFDSAYVPDASRRSDPLVSPAAAGDVEDLTGIAPALVIACAHDVLHAEDLRYAARLDRVGALAELVEVPGADHAYDMADDVRGLETYEVIARHVAKATAV; encoded by the coding sequence ATGACCCTGCTGTCCCACCCGGCCGTCGCACGCATCGCCGCGCGCGGCCTGCAGACCGTGCTGCCCAAGCTGCTCGCCAAGCAGACCGGCGGGGCCGATCCCCGCGACCGGCTGCCGCAGTTCGCCACCGAGCGCACCGAGCTCGTGGTCCCGAGCTCACCCCCGGCACCGGTGGTGGTGCACCGCGCGGCGGGCACCGGGCCGGACGCGCCCGTGCACGTCAACTTCCACGGCGGCGGGTACATCCTCGGGCAGGACCACGGCGACGACGCGCTGTGCCGCGTGGTGGCCGTCCGGGCCGGCGCGGTGGTGGTGGACGTCGACTACGCCGTCGCCCCGCAGCACCCCTTCCCCGCGCCGGTGCGCCAGGCCGCCGAGGTGGTGCGCTGGGTGGCTGAGCACGGCGGCGAGCACGGCTGGGACGGCTCGCGGCTGACGGTCGGGGGGCAGAGCGCGGGTGGTGCGATCGCCGCCGCGGTGGCCCGCACAGCGCTGCGCGACGGCGGCCCGCGCCTGCTGCTGCAGGTGCTGCACTACCCGCCGCTCGACCTCACCGTCCCCGTCACCGCCAAGCACAGCCCGCTCGCCAGGCCGGTGCTCACCCCGTGGATGGGGGAGGTCTTCGACTCCGCCTACGTGCCCGACGCCTCCCGCCGCAGCGACCCGCTCGTCTCACCCGCGGCCGCGGGCGACGTCGAGGACCTCACCGGCATCGCCCCCGCGCTGGTCATCGCTTGCGCCCACGACGTCCTGCACGCCGAGGACCTCCGCTACGCCGCTCGGCTCGACCGCGTCGGCGCGCTGGCGGAGCTGGTCGAGGTGCCCGGTGCTGACCACGCCTACGACATGGCCGACGACGTGCGGGGCCTGGAGACGTACGAGGTCATCGCCCGCCACGTCGCGAAGGCCACCGCGGTCTGA
- a CDS encoding AraC family transcriptional regulator: MPLPEPPADDGAERASREAPHETLLFAWLRADDDATRPQDTSDAIVVRSSGPAPRISRRLELDTVECAVVEGDEVDVEPFPTARAWRGVLLGYLESGELSIDQEGRRVDLQRGDFVFYTAAQRYRIRSAAAHRFLVVRIPTSALVLRHGLFTDVLATDLNDLPSAPLLRSLLTVLADPGYLPSLPARAHAADALVAAAHAVIADAREPGTAEAMSQFHRIVVWIDGHLADDDLTTERVAAGSFVSSRTVRRVFSLNGTTVSALVRQRRLERIRNTLLDPREQGTAIGAIAARWGFREPSAFSRAFTQQFGMPPRRYRALHLHQGGAAPVPAPEPTRSPR; this comes from the coding sequence GTGCCGCTGCCTGAGCCGCCCGCGGACGACGGCGCAGAGCGCGCCTCCCGCGAGGCTCCCCACGAGACGCTGCTCTTCGCGTGGCTGCGCGCCGACGACGACGCCACCCGTCCGCAGGACACCTCCGACGCGATCGTCGTGCGCTCGAGCGGGCCGGCGCCGCGCATCTCCCGCCGCCTCGAGCTCGACACGGTCGAGTGCGCCGTGGTGGAGGGCGACGAGGTGGACGTCGAGCCCTTCCCCACCGCCCGCGCCTGGCGCGGCGTGCTGCTCGGCTACCTCGAGTCCGGCGAGCTGAGCATCGACCAGGAGGGACGCCGGGTCGACCTGCAGCGGGGCGACTTCGTCTTCTACACGGCGGCGCAGCGCTACCGGATCCGCTCGGCGGCGGCCCACCGCTTCCTCGTGGTGCGCATCCCCACCTCCGCCCTCGTGCTGCGGCACGGCTTGTTCACCGACGTGCTGGCCACGGACCTCAACGACCTGCCGTCCGCACCGCTGCTGCGCAGCCTGCTCACGGTGCTCGCCGACCCCGGGTACCTGCCCAGCCTGCCCGCCCGCGCGCACGCCGCCGACGCCCTCGTGGCCGCGGCGCACGCCGTCATCGCCGACGCCCGCGAGCCGGGCACGGCGGAGGCGATGTCGCAGTTCCACCGGATCGTGGTGTGGATCGACGGCCACCTCGCCGACGACGACCTCACCACCGAGCGGGTGGCCGCCGGCAGCTTCGTCTCCTCGCGCACGGTGCGACGGGTCTTCTCGCTCAACGGCACCACGGTGTCGGCGCTGGTGCGCCAGCGCCGGCTGGAGCGCATCCGCAACACGCTGCTCGACCCCCGCGAGCAGGGGACGGCCATCGGCGCCATCGCCGCGCGCTGGGGCTTCCGCGAGCCGTCCGCCTTCAGCAGGGCCTTCACCCAGCAGTTCGGCATGCCACCGCGCCGCTACCGCGCCCTGCACCTGCACCAGGGCGGCGCCGCCCCCGTCCCCGCACCCGAGCCCACCCGGAGCCCCCGATGA
- a CDS encoding ABC transporter permease, whose amino-acid sequence MTTTDPSPRTEPRSPARPAAAARVSPPAGRGSLRRVGERYGLLLLVVLMAVVFSVLPESGEAFRSAGNARAIAANQGVGLVVALALLLPLAAGHFDFSVGAVAASSSLVTAALTAQHGLPLVVGVLAAVAFGALVGALLGWLVAYLEINPFISTLGAATLLGGAIFAYTGGLQITSGIPQQLTAIGSSQVLGVPVIAVVASAVALAVWLLTARTAFGRRLYAVGSNARATQLLGVDVRRTQLLAFVGSGTVAAVGGVLLLARQGAATSDSGMSMLFPALTAVLLGTIVVDVGRPSVPGTVVGILFVAVIVSGLALVGAPAWVSPVFNGAALLLAVGFARLARARSGPRRARPGRGSRRAAA is encoded by the coding sequence ATGACCACCACCGACCCCTCGCCGCGCACCGAGCCCCGGTCGCCGGCCCGCCCCGCGGCTGCCGCGCGGGTGAGTCCCCCGGCCGGCCGCGGCAGCCTGCGGCGGGTGGGGGAGCGGTACGGCCTCCTGCTGCTCGTGGTGCTCATGGCCGTGGTGTTCAGCGTGCTGCCGGAGTCGGGCGAGGCCTTCCGCAGCGCGGGCAACGCCCGGGCGATCGCCGCCAACCAGGGCGTCGGGCTCGTCGTGGCCCTGGCCCTGCTGCTGCCGCTGGCCGCGGGGCACTTCGACTTCTCCGTGGGCGCGGTCGCGGCGTCGTCCTCGCTGGTCACCGCGGCGCTGACGGCGCAGCACGGCCTGCCGCTGGTGGTGGGCGTGCTCGCGGCGGTGGCCTTCGGGGCGCTGGTCGGCGCGCTGCTCGGCTGGCTCGTGGCCTACCTCGAGATCAACCCGTTCATCTCCACCCTGGGCGCGGCCACGCTGCTCGGGGGCGCGATCTTCGCCTACACCGGGGGCCTGCAGATCACCAGCGGCATCCCGCAGCAGCTGACCGCCATCGGGTCCTCGCAGGTGCTCGGCGTGCCGGTCATCGCCGTGGTCGCCTCGGCGGTGGCGCTGGCGGTGTGGCTGCTCACGGCGCGCACCGCCTTCGGCCGGCGCCTGTACGCGGTGGGTTCCAACGCCCGCGCCACCCAGCTGCTGGGCGTGGACGTGCGCCGCACGCAGCTGCTCGCCTTCGTGGGGTCGGGCACCGTGGCCGCCGTCGGCGGGGTGCTCCTGCTGGCCCGGCAGGGCGCCGCCACCTCCGACAGCGGCATGTCCATGCTGTTCCCGGCGCTGACGGCGGTGCTGCTCGGCACCATCGTGGTGGACGTGGGCCGGCCGTCGGTGCCGGGCACGGTGGTGGGCATCCTCTTCGTGGCGGTGATCGTGAGCGGTCTGGCACTGGTGGGAGCACCGGCGTGGGTGAGCCCGGTCTTCAACGGCGCAGCCCTGCTGCTCGCCGTCGGGTTCGCCCGGCTGGCGCGCGCCCGCAGCGGCCCGCGCCGCGCCCGGCCAGGTCGGGGGAGCCGGCGTGCCGCTGCCTGA
- a CDS encoding sugar ABC transporter ATP-binding protein, translating to MAAPRGEVSAPLVEVRHLSKTYATRVVDDVDLRVLPGQVHALLGGNGSGKSTLLKMVAGVVVPDPGGTITVGGAEHPSEAHSPALAAAGGLRFVHQDLALVDQLSIAENFGLAAGFPRGRSGLVSAPRLRERTARALADSGLDLHPDTPAGALRPSERALVAVARALHGAGSGWQGQDDDGGPLALVLDEPTASLPVDEVDRLLASMTALRDAGHAVVFVSHRLSEVTAVADHVTVLRDGRVADEGPAAGFDEARVVEAMTGHARAAAPAAARGAGPVTGPGAVRLEVRGLVAGPLRGVDLQARAGEVVGVGGLAGSGRTSLLRAVFGDLPATGQVALDGRPLQVRSPRDAVRAGLALVPEDRLREAAFLDRPVWENLGARRLLAGRPAVSSGGAERSAAGALARRFLVRTPSVHAPLGALSGGNQQKVVMARWLSTGPRVLLLDEPSQGVDAVAREEVHRLVREAAAGGAAVVVVSSDLEELESLSDRVVVLADGHVVAELTGEAVTRQAITVHMQATTHRSEAAA from the coding sequence ATGGCCGCCCCTCGCGGGGAGGTGTCGGCGCCGCTGGTCGAGGTCCGCCACCTGTCCAAGACGTACGCCACGCGCGTCGTCGACGACGTCGACCTGCGGGTGCTCCCCGGCCAGGTGCACGCCCTGCTCGGCGGCAACGGCTCCGGCAAGTCGACGCTGCTGAAGATGGTCGCCGGAGTCGTCGTCCCCGACCCCGGCGGCACGATCACCGTCGGCGGCGCGGAGCACCCCAGCGAGGCCCACTCTCCGGCGCTCGCCGCCGCCGGCGGCCTGCGCTTCGTGCACCAGGACCTCGCCCTGGTCGACCAGCTCTCCATCGCGGAGAACTTCGGCCTGGCCGCCGGGTTCCCCCGCGGTCGCTCCGGGCTGGTCAGCGCGCCCCGGCTGCGGGAGCGGACCGCGCGGGCGCTGGCCGACTCCGGCCTCGACCTGCACCCGGACACCCCGGCGGGCGCGCTGCGGCCCAGTGAGCGCGCGCTGGTGGCCGTCGCGCGGGCGCTGCACGGCGCGGGGAGCGGATGGCAGGGGCAGGACGACGACGGCGGCCCGCTGGCGCTCGTGCTCGACGAGCCGACCGCGAGCCTGCCCGTCGACGAGGTCGACAGGCTGCTGGCGTCCATGACCGCGCTGCGCGACGCCGGGCACGCCGTGGTCTTCGTGAGCCACCGCCTCAGCGAGGTCACCGCCGTCGCCGACCACGTGACGGTGCTGCGCGACGGCCGGGTGGCCGACGAGGGCCCGGCGGCGGGCTTCGACGAGGCGCGGGTGGTCGAGGCCATGACGGGGCACGCCCGCGCCGCCGCCCCGGCCGCTGCGAGGGGTGCCGGGCCGGTGACCGGCCCCGGCGCGGTCCGCCTGGAGGTGCGCGGCCTCGTGGCGGGACCGCTGCGCGGGGTGGACCTGCAGGCGCGCGCCGGGGAGGTGGTCGGCGTCGGCGGCCTCGCCGGCTCGGGCCGGACGTCTCTGCTGCGGGCGGTCTTCGGAGACCTGCCCGCCACCGGGCAGGTGGCCCTCGACGGCCGCCCGCTGCAGGTGCGCTCCCCGCGCGACGCGGTCCGGGCGGGCCTCGCGCTGGTCCCCGAGGACCGGCTGCGCGAGGCCGCCTTCCTCGACCGGCCGGTCTGGGAGAACCTCGGCGCACGCCGCCTGCTGGCGGGGCGGCCGGCGGTCAGCTCGGGAGGCGCCGAGCGGTCGGCCGCCGGTGCGCTCGCCCGCCGGTTCCTCGTGCGCACCCCGTCGGTGCACGCCCCGCTGGGGGCCCTGTCGGGGGGAAACCAGCAGAAGGTGGTCATGGCCCGCTGGCTGTCCACCGGGCCGCGGGTGCTCCTGCTCGACGAGCCCTCCCAGGGGGTCGACGCGGTGGCCCGCGAGGAGGTCCACCGGCTCGTGCGCGAGGCCGCCGCCGGCGGCGCGGCCGTCGTCGTCGTCTCCAGCGACCTCGAGGAGCTCGAGAGCCTCAGCGACCGCGTGGTCGTGCTGGCCGACGGCCACGTGGTCGCCGAGCTCACCGGAGAGGCCGTCACGCGGCAGGCCATCACCGTCCACATGCAGGCGACCACCCACCGGAGCGAGGCAGCAGCATGA
- a CDS encoding sugar ABC transporter substrate-binding protein: protein MTSPHPARRPAATHRPAAARALLVAAAATAAALVLAACSSATGATSATGGSGASSAAVPAAVTDAVAAGYQGLSTAPPTSSPAVSPGHDLWVVSAFQQVSGLAKIASEAQAAAAAIGWKATVCDGQNNPAQWSTCVRQATAAGADAILLAGVDCAPVSEALAEARRGGVKVTGVASFDCDDPTQGGGAPQFDAKLGYTDGVTGTGDFYEKAGRLRADWVIAKTGGSAKVLHVAFKGVSIGEYLSKGFTEELAAQCPGCSVVGTVAITPSEIGQLRQKFDSALLKAPDANVVVTDLDFMLSAGVQQSLQQNPSSGRVVLGGECVQETLDYIRAGGGAQACVGFSNGRAAWAAVDQLNRAFDGQPGVTDGVGSQIIDAERNLPAAGSAYEGDLDYRATYTQLWKAAA from the coding sequence ATGACCAGTCCCCACCCCGCCCGCCGGCCGGCCGCGACCCACCGGCCGGCCGCCGCCCGCGCGCTCCTGGTGGCCGCCGCGGCCACCGCCGCCGCCCTCGTGCTGGCGGCCTGCTCCTCCGCCACCGGGGCCACCTCGGCGACCGGAGGGTCCGGCGCCAGCAGCGCCGCGGTGCCCGCAGCCGTCACCGACGCCGTCGCGGCCGGGTACCAGGGCCTCTCGACCGCCCCGCCCACCAGCTCGCCCGCGGTCTCGCCCGGCCACGACCTGTGGGTGGTGTCCGCCTTCCAGCAGGTCTCGGGCCTGGCCAAGATCGCCTCCGAGGCGCAGGCCGCAGCCGCCGCGATCGGGTGGAAGGCCACCGTCTGCGACGGGCAGAACAACCCCGCGCAGTGGTCGACCTGCGTCCGCCAGGCCACCGCGGCCGGTGCCGACGCGATCCTGCTCGCCGGCGTCGACTGCGCCCCCGTCTCCGAGGCCCTCGCCGAGGCCCGCCGCGGCGGCGTCAAGGTGACCGGGGTGGCGTCCTTCGACTGCGACGACCCCACGCAGGGCGGCGGCGCGCCGCAGTTCGACGCGAAGCTCGGCTACACCGACGGCGTCACGGGCACCGGCGACTTCTACGAGAAGGCCGGGAGGCTCCGCGCCGACTGGGTCATCGCGAAGACCGGTGGCTCCGCCAAGGTGCTCCACGTCGCGTTCAAGGGCGTCTCCATCGGCGAGTACCTGTCCAAGGGCTTCACCGAGGAGCTCGCGGCGCAGTGCCCCGGCTGCAGCGTGGTCGGCACCGTGGCCATCACCCCCTCCGAGATCGGCCAGCTGCGCCAGAAGTTCGACAGCGCGCTGCTCAAGGCGCCGGACGCGAACGTCGTGGTGACCGACCTCGACTTCATGCTCTCCGCCGGCGTGCAGCAGTCGCTGCAGCAGAACCCCTCGAGCGGCCGCGTGGTGCTGGGCGGGGAGTGCGTGCAGGAGACGCTCGACTACATCCGCGCCGGCGGCGGCGCCCAGGCCTGCGTCGGCTTCTCCAACGGGCGCGCCGCCTGGGCCGCCGTCGACCAGCTCAACCGCGCCTTCGACGGCCAGCCGGGCGTCACCGACGGCGTCGGCTCGCAGATCATCGACGCCGAGCGGAACCTCCCCGCCGCCGGCAGCGCCTACGAGGGCGACCTCGACTACCGCGCCACCTACACCCAGCTGTGGAAGGCGGCCGCCTGA
- a CDS encoding DUF3237 domain-containing protein, with protein sequence MHDIALRPRFTITADIAPPEPLVDRGDRLDLIAITGGSVTGDLTGAVVPGGADWCVTRSDGVVAVEARYVVRTSAGSLVDVHNTGVLRPTGPDEPPYFLTTPRFRTVDPALHWLTATVFLGEAHVEGDRVVIEVAEVVVRA encoded by the coding sequence GTGCACGACATCGCCCTGCGCCCCCGCTTCACCATCACCGCGGACATCGCCCCGCCGGAGCCGCTGGTCGACCGCGGCGACCGGCTCGACCTCATCGCCATCACCGGTGGCTCGGTGACGGGGGACCTCACCGGCGCGGTGGTCCCCGGAGGTGCCGACTGGTGCGTGACGCGCAGCGACGGGGTGGTGGCCGTCGAGGCCCGCTACGTCGTGAGGACGTCGGCGGGCTCGCTCGTCGACGTCCACAACACCGGGGTCCTGCGCCCCACCGGACCGGACGAGCCGCCGTACTTCCTCACCACCCCGCGGTTCCGCACGGTCGACCCGGCGCTGCACTGGCTCACCGCGACGGTGTTCCTGGGCGAGGCGCACGTGGAGGGGGACCGCGTGGTCATCGAGGTCGCCGAGGTGGTGGTCCGGGCCTGA
- a CDS encoding 5-methyltetrahydropteroyltriglutamate--homocysteine S-methyltransferase, with the protein MTSSTDTEVRHEVVPFHADHVGSLLRPPALRGARAQRAAGEITAEQLTEVEDAAVRDVVRRQADLGLRVVTDGELRRHYWHEDFILSLGGIEVKEAFTRQFHTLDGEPVDVPLTRVKATAPVHLEHTVFADHLAFLQRAAQEQGAGQVPKLTMPSPNQVHNTFIPLDGTPAYGEGGPGTEADERLRADIAAAYAEQLRRLHTQGLRYAQLDDVSLTFFGDPKGAGLAQSRLPAFIDLFNAAIADRPADLKVATHLCRGNYRSSWAQTGGYEQIAERLFNDLGVDGYFLEFDDERSGSLDVLRFLPPGKRVVLGLVTTKVPALEDEDALVRRIEEAATFAPLEQLALSGQCGFSSTEEGNDLTEDEQWRKLELVVRVAERVWG; encoded by the coding sequence ATGACGTCGAGCACCGACACCGAGGTCCGCCACGAGGTCGTCCCCTTCCACGCCGACCACGTCGGCAGCCTGCTGCGCCCGCCCGCGCTCCGGGGCGCCCGCGCGCAGCGCGCCGCCGGTGAGATCACCGCCGAGCAGCTGACCGAGGTTGAGGACGCCGCAGTCCGCGACGTCGTGCGCCGCCAGGCCGACCTGGGGCTGCGCGTGGTCACCGACGGCGAGCTGCGCCGCCACTACTGGCACGAGGACTTCATCCTCTCCCTCGGCGGGATCGAGGTGAAGGAGGCGTTCACCCGGCAGTTCCACACCCTGGACGGCGAGCCCGTCGACGTCCCGCTGACCCGCGTGAAGGCCACCGCTCCTGTGCACCTGGAGCACACGGTCTTCGCCGACCACCTGGCGTTCCTGCAGCGGGCCGCGCAGGAGCAGGGGGCCGGCCAGGTGCCCAAGCTGACGATGCCCTCGCCCAACCAGGTGCACAACACCTTCATCCCCCTCGACGGCACGCCGGCCTACGGCGAGGGCGGCCCGGGCACGGAGGCCGACGAGCGGCTGCGCGCCGACATCGCCGCCGCGTACGCCGAGCAGCTGCGGCGCCTGCACACCCAGGGCCTGAGGTACGCCCAGCTCGACGACGTGTCGCTGACCTTCTTCGGAGACCCCAAGGGCGCCGGGCTCGCCCAGAGCCGCCTGCCGGCGTTCATCGACCTGTTCAACGCGGCCATCGCGGACCGCCCGGCCGACCTCAAGGTCGCCACACACCTGTGCCGCGGCAACTACCGCTCCTCGTGGGCGCAGACCGGCGGGTACGAGCAGATCGCCGAGAGGCTCTTCAACGACCTCGGCGTGGACGGCTACTTCCTCGAGTTCGACGACGAGCGGTCGGGCTCCCTCGACGTCCTGCGCTTCCTGCCGCCGGGCAAGCGCGTGGTGCTGGGCCTGGTCACCACCAAGGTGCCGGCCCTGGAGGACGAGGACGCCCTCGTGCGGCGCATCGAGGAGGCCGCGACCTTCGCGCCGCTGGAGCAGCTGGCGCTGAGCGGGCAGTGCGGGTTCAGCTCGACGGAGGAGGGCAACGACCTCACCGAGGACGAGCAGTGGCGCAAGCTCGAGCTCGTCGTCCGCGTGGCCGAGCGCGTCTGGGGCTGA
- a CDS encoding PDR/VanB family oxidoreductase: MSASSVNAEVRPARVVEARDVADGVRRVVLEHAPGRPAEPGAHLQLVVHVEGPGGRRREVRSYSVVDASADGTRSAISVLLTPTSRGGGHYVHSLAVGDGVECSAPLQGFPLRLGAGRYHLVAGGIGITALVAMARRLAARGADVVLDHVVRTRSRAAYADDLAALLGDRYRLHVDDEHGAFDVGALLDEVAAADSAVAGGAEAYVCGPIRLMDAVRRGWEARGLPASTLRFETFGSSGWYDPQPFTACIPEIGLRTTVGPDTTLLEALQRAGADLMYDCRKGECGLCRIDVASVRGAIDHRDVFLSRRQQEAGTSLCVCVSRVATTDGEPAELVLRLP, encoded by the coding sequence GTGAGCGCCTCCTCCGTGAACGCGGAGGTGCGCCCGGCGCGCGTCGTCGAGGCGCGCGACGTCGCCGACGGGGTGCGGCGCGTGGTCCTCGAGCACGCCCCCGGGCGTCCCGCCGAGCCCGGCGCCCACCTGCAGCTCGTCGTCCACGTCGAGGGGCCTGGTGGTCGGCGCAGGGAGGTGCGCTCGTACTCCGTGGTCGACGCCAGCGCCGACGGAACGCGCTCGGCGATCTCGGTGCTGCTCACCCCCACCTCCCGCGGCGGCGGTCACTACGTGCACTCCCTCGCCGTCGGAGACGGCGTCGAGTGCAGCGCCCCCCTCCAGGGGTTCCCGCTGCGCCTGGGCGCCGGGCGCTACCACCTGGTGGCCGGCGGCATCGGCATCACGGCGCTGGTGGCGATGGCGCGGCGCCTGGCCGCGCGCGGCGCCGACGTGGTCCTCGACCACGTGGTGCGGACGCGCTCGCGGGCCGCGTACGCCGACGACCTCGCCGCGCTGCTGGGAGACCGCTACCGCCTCCACGTCGACGACGAGCACGGTGCCTTCGACGTCGGCGCGCTGCTCGACGAGGTCGCCGCAGCTGACAGCGCCGTGGCCGGAGGGGCGGAGGCGTACGTGTGCGGCCCGATCCGCCTCATGGACGCGGTGCGCCGCGGCTGGGAGGCCCGCGGCCTGCCGGCCAGCACCCTGCGGTTCGAGACCTTCGGCAGCTCGGGCTGGTACGACCCGCAGCCGTTCACCGCCTGCATCCCCGAGATCGGGCTGCGCACGACCGTCGGCCCGGACACCACCCTGCTGGAGGCGCTGCAGCGCGCCGGGGCCGACCTCATGTACGACTGCCGCAAGGGCGAGTGCGGGCTGTGCCGCATCGACGTCGCCTCGGTGCGTGGCGCGATCGACCACCGCGACGTCTTCCTCAGCCGTCGCCAGCAGGAAGCGGGCACGTCGCTGTGCGTGTGCGTCTCCCGCGTCGCCACCACCGACGGGGAGCCGGCGGAGCTGGTGCTCCGCCTTCCCTGA
- a CDS encoding aromatic ring-hydroxylating dioxygenase subunit alpha yields the protein MTDVQAEPLAAPGQVNAKIFPFPLNAWYAAAWDHEVTSRKPLARTVAGQPMALYRTADGRPVALADACWHRLAPLSMGTLVGRDGIQCPYHGLQYNSAGRCTRMPAQETVNPSALVTSYPVEQRYRYVWVWPGDPLLADPASIPDMHQMDSPEWAGDGLTIEAPCNYQLVLDNLMDLTHEEFVHHSSIGQDELSESEFTTRREADGSVTVTRWMRDVTPPPFWLKNIRDRFPGFEGRVDRWQIIHYYAPSTICIDVGVAPTGTGAPEGDRSQGVNGYVMNTISPETERTSHYFWAFMRNYRLDSQLITTQLREGVHGVFGEDEAMLAAQQRAIDANPGKEFYSLNIDAGGMWVRRILDEMLRAEGRV from the coding sequence ATGACCGACGTGCAGGCAGAGCCGCTGGCCGCACCCGGGCAGGTCAACGCCAAGATCTTCCCGTTCCCCCTCAACGCCTGGTACGCCGCCGCGTGGGACCACGAGGTGACGTCCAGGAAGCCGCTCGCGCGGACGGTCGCGGGCCAGCCCATGGCGCTGTACCGCACGGCCGACGGCCGCCCGGTGGCCCTCGCCGACGCCTGCTGGCACCGCCTGGCGCCGCTGTCGATGGGCACGCTGGTCGGGCGGGACGGGATCCAGTGCCCCTACCACGGGCTGCAGTACAACTCCGCGGGTCGCTGCACCAGGATGCCCGCGCAGGAGACGGTGAACCCCAGCGCGCTGGTGACCTCCTACCCGGTGGAGCAGCGCTACCGCTACGTGTGGGTGTGGCCCGGTGACCCGCTGCTCGCGGACCCGGCGTCCATTCCCGACATGCACCAGATGGACTCCCCGGAGTGGGCCGGCGACGGCCTCACCATCGAGGCCCCGTGCAACTACCAGCTCGTCCTCGACAACCTCATGGACCTCACGCACGAGGAGTTCGTGCACCACTCGAGCATCGGCCAGGACGAGCTCAGCGAGTCCGAGTTCACCACCCGCCGCGAGGCCGACGGCTCGGTGACGGTGACGCGCTGGATGCGCGACGTGACGCCCCCGCCGTTCTGGCTGAAGAACATCCGCGACAGGTTCCCCGGCTTCGAGGGCCGCGTGGACCGCTGGCAGATCATCCACTACTACGCCCCGTCCACCATCTGCATCGACGTGGGCGTCGCCCCCACCGGCACCGGCGCGCCCGAGGGCGACCGCAGCCAGGGCGTCAACGGCTACGTCATGAACACCATCTCGCCCGAGACCGAGCGGACCTCGCACTACTTCTGGGCGTTCATGCGCAACTACCGCCTCGACAGCCAGCTCATCACCACGCAGCTGCGCGAGGGCGTGCACGGGGTGTTCGGGGAGGACGAGGCGATGCTCGCCGCCCAGCAGCGGGCCATCGACGCCAACCCGGGCAAGGAGTTCTACTCCTTGAACATCGACGCCGGCGGCATGTGGGTGCGGCGCATCCTCGACGAGATGCTGCGCGCCGAGGGGCGGGTGTGA